In Sebaldella termitidis ATCC 33386, one DNA window encodes the following:
- a CDS encoding MFS transporter: MIKNIKTTILELHSFIILWITQALSSLGSAMTNFAVVIWSYQQQGSALTTALLAICSYAPYVLLSIFAGALSDRWNKKITMLVSDSFAALCSILLLILLMTDNLQIWHLYLINTLNGLMNTVQQPASDVAVSLLTPKKHYQKVSGMRSFSNSLVTILTPVAATALLSFTSIKVVILADLITFSLAFVSLLFFIKIPKVKKHSIIKKETVWQSAKSGLYYLKNNRGILNLILFLAVINFTASIFNAALPAMILSRANGGEMALGIVNACTGIATMSGSILVTVLPSPKSRVRVICNSLLFSMSTENFILAFGNSTLIWSIGAFLGWIFIPFMSANMDVLFRMKIPIEMQGRVYSARNTLQFFTIPLGYLCGGFLVDYVFEPFMSAQAEGNLWVSLFGAEKGSGAAMLFFIIGVFGMLSCLPFRADKHIWSLEKN; the protein is encoded by the coding sequence ATGATAAAAAATATTAAGACAACTATTTTAGAACTTCATTCATTCATTATTTTATGGATTACACAAGCACTATCTTCACTTGGCAGTGCAATGACCAATTTCGCAGTGGTAATCTGGTCATATCAACAGCAAGGCTCTGCATTGACTACTGCACTTTTAGCAATCTGCTCTTATGCACCTTATGTTTTATTAAGCATTTTTGCCGGAGCTCTTAGTGACAGATGGAACAAAAAAATAACAATGCTGGTCAGTGACAGTTTTGCGGCACTTTGCAGTATTTTGCTGCTCATTCTGTTAATGACTGATAATCTGCAAATCTGGCATCTTTACCTGATTAATACATTGAACGGACTAATGAATACAGTCCAGCAACCTGCATCAGATGTAGCTGTAAGTTTATTAACACCAAAAAAACATTATCAGAAGGTCAGCGGTATGAGATCCTTTTCTAACTCGCTGGTTACTATATTAACACCTGTAGCGGCTACAGCTTTACTTTCTTTTACAAGTATTAAGGTTGTAATTTTAGCAGACTTAATTACATTTTCACTGGCATTCGTATCATTGCTGTTTTTTATAAAAATCCCTAAAGTAAAGAAACACAGTATTATAAAAAAAGAAACTGTATGGCAGTCTGCCAAAAGCGGTCTGTATTATCTCAAAAATAACCGCGGAATTCTTAATCTAATTCTTTTTTTAGCCGTAATAAACTTTACTGCCTCCATCTTTAATGCAGCATTACCGGCTATGATACTATCTCGTGCCAATGGCGGGGAAATGGCGCTTGGTATTGTTAACGCATGTACCGGGATTGCAACAATGAGCGGCAGTATTTTAGTTACTGTCTTACCATCGCCGAAAAGCAGAGTTCGGGTAATATGTAATTCCCTGCTTTTTTCAATGAGTACGGAAAATTTTATTCTTGCTTTTGGAAACAGCACGCTTATATGGAGTATAGGTGCCTTTCTCGGCTGGATATTTATCCCTTTTATGAGTGCAAATATGGATGTCCTTTTTCGTATGAAAATTCCGATTGAAATGCAGGGACGTGTTTACTCCGCAAGGAATACACTCCAATTTTTTACAATTCCTCTTGGATATCTATGCGGCGGATTTTTAGTTGATTATGTATTCGAGCCGTTTATGTCGGCACAAGCAGAAGGAAATCTCTGGGTTTCTTTATTCGGGGCAGAAAAAGGCTCCGGAGCTGCAATGTTGTTTTTTATAATTGGTGTTTTCGGTATGCTATCTTGCCTGCCCTTTCGTGCAGATAAACATATTTGGAGCTTAGAAAAAAACTGA
- a CDS encoding endonuclease/exonuclease/phosphatase family protein, whose protein sequence is MKKLFISLILILSCFIYGEEKVLYNKVITNSNPKIRVATYNIAAGANNFKVDLKLTAETIKKINPDIIAIQEVDRNTERSGRTDQIKVLSELTGYNYVYGKTIDFQGGEYGIAVLSKHPIVSNEIIKLPYTNTDTKKEEEPRIALVTKVDVPGFEVPVTFINTHLDWHEDPNIRLQQVRTINEVTLDMRGIKILAGDFNDTLNSVIGREMERYWTTVFDGKTDHRTWPAVNPEVAIDQIFLNNAQVWKVEKVYVPNTGTEKDTDWKTVSDHIPVIVDLKLLEQ, encoded by the coding sequence ATGAAAAAATTATTTATTTCATTAATTTTAATTTTATCATGTTTTATTTATGGAGAAGAAAAAGTATTATACAACAAAGTTATAACAAATTCCAATCCGAAAATCAGAGTCGCAACATATAATATTGCTGCAGGAGCCAATAATTTTAAAGTAGATTTAAAGCTGACCGCCGAAACCATCAAGAAAATCAATCCCGATATTATTGCTATTCAGGAAGTGGACAGAAATACTGAAAGAAGCGGTAGAACTGATCAAATCAAGGTTCTTTCGGAATTAACAGGGTATAATTATGTATATGGCAAAACTATTGATTTTCAGGGCGGAGAATACGGAATAGCCGTATTATCAAAGCATCCCATTGTAAGCAATGAAATTATCAAGCTTCCGTATACTAATACTGATACCAAGAAAGAAGAAGAACCAAGAATTGCTTTGGTAACTAAAGTAGATGTACCGGGATTTGAAGTGCCTGTAACCTTTATAAATACTCACTTAGACTGGCATGAAGACCCTAATATCAGATTACAGCAGGTAAGAACTATTAATGAGGTTACTCTTGATATGAGAGGAATAAAGATACTTGCCGGTGATTTTAATGATACGCTGAATTCAGTAATCGGCAGAGAAATGGAAAGATACTGGACTACAGTATTTGATGGAAAAACTGATCACAGAACATGGCCTGCTGTTAATCCTGAAGTAGCTATTGATCAGATCTTTCTAAATAATGCACAGGTCTGGAAAGTAGAAAAAGTATATGTACCTAATACAGGAACTGAAAAAGATACAGACTGGAAAACGGTCAGTGACCATATACCGGTTATTGTTGATTTAAAATTACTGGAACAGTAA
- a CDS encoding GNAT family N-acetyltransferase yields MTRIKHLENKGFFIFDDDEKETLAELTYKKNGDILIFDHTYVSDKLRNQGIAGKLLNTAVIYARENKFKIKPVCSYVVKKFESPEFDDVNIDK; encoded by the coding sequence ATGACTAGAATAAAACATCTTGAAAATAAGGGCTTTTTCATATTTGACGATGATGAAAAGGAGACTCTGGCTGAATTGACATATAAGAAAAACGGAGATATTTTAATTTTTGACCACACTTATGTTTCAGACAAGCTCAGAAATCAGGGAATTGCCGGAAAGCTGCTAAATACAGCAGTTATTTATGCAAGAGAAAATAAATTTAAGATCAAGCCGGTATGCTCATATGTAGTTAAAAAATTTGAGTCCCCTGAATTTGATGACGTAAATATCGATAAGTAA
- a CDS encoding LCP family protein has translation MKKFIISIILALVVLWFLKPFNIVILGSDARPWQPLKGSRSDSIMLINVNPLLAKIKIVSIPRDSYTPIDCEKNGKTDKITHALAFGGSACSVRALENMLNTKIQYHVLLRFEDVINITTLVGGVDIISNHTFTQDGQSFVKGKAYNIEGERALAYARHRKTDSDYKRGDRQKQIFSGLQAKVISPSGFSKIPSILAYCKEHMEIRFNPLRFISMLPAIAIHGSNYETFELEGDGKMMKGVWYFIPDQNSLKKIKKEFKVWI, from the coding sequence ATGAAAAAATTTATAATTTCTATCATTTTAGCTTTAGTAGTTTTATGGTTTCTAAAACCTTTCAATATAGTTATACTCGGAAGTGATGCACGTCCGTGGCAGCCTCTGAAAGGATCGCGTTCTGATTCTATTATGCTTATTAACGTTAATCCGCTTCTTGCTAAAATAAAAATAGTTTCTATCCCGAGAGATTCATATACACCGATAGACTGTGAGAAAAACGGAAAAACAGACAAAATTACACATGCACTTGCTTTCGGAGGTTCTGCATGTAGTGTAAGAGCACTTGAGAACATGCTTAACACAAAGATTCAGTATCATGTACTGCTTAGATTCGAGGATGTTATTAATATAACTACTCTTGTAGGCGGGGTTGATATAATATCAAACCATACTTTTACACAGGACGGACAGAGTTTTGTAAAAGGAAAAGCATACAATATCGAAGGAGAGCGTGCTTTAGCATATGCAAGACACAGAAAAACAGACAGTGATTATAAAAGAGGCGACAGACAAAAACAAATTTTCTCAGGATTACAGGCAAAAGTAATTTCCCCTTCAGGTTTCTCAAAAATACCCAGTATTTTGGCCTATTGTAAAGAACACATGGAAATACGCTTTAACCCGCTCAGATTTATATCAATGCTTCCTGCCATAGCAATTCACGGAAGCAATTATGAAACATTCGAGCTGGAAGGTGACGGAAAAATGATGAAAGGTGTATGGTATTTTATACCTGATCAGAATTCCCTGAAAAAAATAAAAAAAGAATTTAAAGTATGGATATAA
- the coaE gene encoding dephospho-CoA kinase (Dephospho-CoA kinase (CoaE) performs the final step in coenzyme A biosynthesis.) produces the protein MVLGITGGIATGKTAVSNILQEMGFDIIDMDIISREVIKLPEIIEMLTKEFGTDILNNGGIDRKKLRNAVFDSREKVDRLDSIMHPAIIKISKEKIKELKDMKKKLIVVVIPLLFEVNLEYLADKILLVAASREKQTERIIKRDNTNRTDAENIINSQMSLDEKRKKSDYIIENNGNLSELRRKVLEFLNNLNYTGENI, from the coding sequence ATGGTCTTAGGAATAACCGGAGGTATTGCTACAGGTAAGACAGCCGTAAGTAATATACTCCAGGAAATGGGCTTTGATATTATAGACATGGATATTATTTCCAGAGAAGTGATAAAACTCCCGGAAATCATAGAAATGCTGACCAAAGAATTTGGTACTGATATTCTGAACAATGGCGGTATAGACAGAAAAAAATTACGCAATGCGGTATTTGACAGCAGGGAAAAAGTAGATAGGCTTGACAGCATTATGCACCCCGCCATAATCAAAATATCAAAGGAAAAAATCAAAGAATTGAAGGATATGAAGAAAAAGCTTATTGTAGTGGTAATTCCTCTGTTATTTGAGGTAAATCTGGAATATCTCGCGGATAAGATTCTGCTTGTTGCTGCCAGCAGGGAAAAACAGACAGAACGTATTATAAAGCGGGATAACACAAACAGAACTGATGCTGAAAACATAATAAACTCCCAGATGTCCCTTGATGAGAAAAGAAAAAAAAGCGATTATATTATCGAAAATAACGGAAATTTATCGGAGTTAAGAAGAAAAGTTTTGGAATTTTTAAATAATCTAAATTATACAGGAGAAAACATATGA